AACATAGAGATACATGCATCTCAGTGTTTGATGGAAAGCAAGTATGTAAATTTGTTTTGTAAACCCTTAATTAAGCACTATGTAgtttgctatatatatataaatatatatatatagcaaaaaTAACGCAGTAACGacgttaattatttttttgttaattacgTAAAAAATTTTAACGCATTTCACGCATGCGCAGTGTGACGAATTATTTGTCAGGAAAGTGGTTGGGGAGCTAAAGGCGAGATGGAGCAAGGTGGGCCCATGGACAGATTCAAATATAAAAAGAATGATGATGGTACAGTTAACAAGTACAAGGTTTTTTGCAAGATTTGTAACAAGGAGTTTCAATTTCACCGGAGCTGTTCAAGCTTGAGGTACCATGTAAACGCCAAACATGCGTTTGCTGGGCTGTCAAGTTCAGCAAGTGGTTTGCGCCAGACCACGCTCGATTTTCGCAGGCCATTAACAAAATCAACCTCAGATAATTTGACCGACACAATAGCAAAATGGATTGCAAAGGATTGTAGAGCCATTAGCATTGTAGAAGACTCAGGCTTCATGGATGTTTTGCAAGTGGCGTCTCAAGACTCATCCTATAAGCCACCGTCAAGAGCCACAGTTATGACGAAAATCCACGAGCTctatgaaaacaaaaaagaaaaaaggaaagaggtCTTGGCTCAAGTAAATTATATCGCCCTGACAGGAGACCATTGGACATCAGTGAGTAACAACAATTACCTTGGTGTAACTGCACATTACATCAGTGACACGTGGGAACTGAAGTCTTTTGCGCGGACTATATTAAAAACTGAGGAGCGTCATTTTGCGGAGGCTTGTAAAGAACAGTTCCTGTCTGTTGCACGTAAGTGGGACATCGAGGGCAAAACGACAACCATTGGGACTGACAGTGCACGCAACATGGTTGCCGCAATTCGACTTACACGCTATGAACACATGAACTGTGTCACTCACATGCTGCAGAGAAGTGTCACCGTGAGTGTTGCTGACAGCGGCTTTGTGAATGCTTTGGTCAAGGCTCGCAAAGTTGGTCATTTTAAGCACAGCCCAGCAAATGCTGCGGAGCTTCAAACACAACAAGTCAGCCTTGGAAAGAAGCAAGAGCCATTGATCCAGGATGTTCCAACACGTTGGAATTCGACGCTGGAAATGGTCAAGCGCTTGAGCAGCAATAAAGAGGCTGTCATCGCAGCCCAGGACAATCAGGAGCACAAACTCGTTTTGCTGACCGCAGCAGAGTGGGATAAACTGCAGAAGCTGGAGACACTTCTAGAGTCATGCAGGTAAATCAGTCTGTAGCCTATCAAATAACATTGCCTTGATTATTTTCTGGAATAAATTAAACCAAGTTAAATATCAATAACATGTATGTGTCACGTTGCGTGCTGACAGGCGAGCGGGGAAACAGGCGAGCACAGTCGGTGatacgggcaaacggggtttaataggATTAGCAGGGCAGACAATGAACACACACCAACTAGCATCATGAAACAtcacaatacaatgacggatctgggagacagtgggagacgcggactaatatacaccagACAAATCAAAaggaacaggacacaggtgatgacaatccgggattaacacgaggtaacgaggtgggcgtggcacacacgaggatcggccagagctgggcgtgacagtatgtatgtaaaaaaataatgttaataataataatatgtatatgTTGCTAACCTCTGTTCTAATATTAcactgtctctgtctgtgtgtgtgtgtgtaggtatgTAACTTGGAGGACTATGTCTCCTGGTCTGTGGTACTACCTTCTCTCTGCCACTTGCGTCTCAAGATGGAAGCCTGTGATGAGGACCCTGCATATGTGGTGAGATTCAAGACCAAGTTCAAGGAGGACCTAGCATCCCGTCAAGAACAACTCAACAATGCATGGCTCCAGATTGCTACAGTATTGGATCCTCATTTCAAAGACTTGAAATGCCTGCCCAAGACAGACAGGGAAGAGGTGTGGACCACACTTGAAGGAATGCTGCAACAAGAATCACCCAGAAAGTCTTCACAGACACATGATGATGGGCCACCCAGGAAGAAAATCAGCCTTCTGCAAATGTGCTCAGATTCAGAACCAGAAGATGAAGAGGTCCAACCTGCCATACACAGGTACAGAGCAGAGCCCACCATTAAATTGGAGGACTGCCCCTTGAGGTGGTGGGCATCTCATTCAGGAGCCCATGAGAAGCTGGCCTCACTAGCTCACAAATATCTAGCCTCTCCTGCAACCACTGTTCCTTGTGAACGACTTTTCTCAGTTGCAGGTCACATTGTGAACAAGAAAAGGTCAgctttactttcggaaaatgtGAACAAGTTAGTTTGCCTCAGCAACTGGCTGAAAGATGATAAAGCTCAGTAGATTTGAAAGGTGATGTGCAAACAAAAAGACCAGTTTCAGTGCAACATGTTATAGTAGTTAGGCTTGCTTGAGCAACTG
This genomic interval from Paramormyrops kingsleyae isolate MSU_618 chromosome 8, PKINGS_0.4, whole genome shotgun sequence contains the following:
- the LOC140592302 gene encoding E3 SUMO-protein ligase ZBED1-like; amino-acid sequence: MQVCNLEDYVSWSVVLPSLCHLRLKMEACDEDPAYVVRFKTKFKEDLASRQEQLNNAWLQIATVLDPHFKDLKCLPKTDREEVWTTLEGMLQQESPRKSSQTHDDGPPRKKISLLQMCSDSEPEDEEVQPAIHRYRAEPTIKLEDCPLRWWASHSGAHEKLASLAHKYLASPATTVPCERLFSVAGHIVNKKRSALLSENVNKLVCLSNWLKDDKAQ